The DNA segment GTAGGCGATAAATAACCCAATTCCGGCTGCAGTTGCATGACGGATGCAGTCTGGAATCGCTTCCACAATCTGAGTCCGAATATTACCCAGGGTAAGGCCAACAAAAATCAAGCCTTCAATGAGAACGGCGGCCAGGGCAATGCGCCAGTTCACGCCGCCCTCTAGCACGACGGAAAAAGCAAAGTAAGCATTCAATCCCATGCCGGGAGCCAGCGCAAAGGGATAGTTAGAATAGAGTCCCATGACTAGCGTGGCGATCGCCGCTGACAGAGCCGTTGCCATCACAAGTTCACCAAATAGATCGCCCGATGCCTGTAGAAAGATCGCGTTGGATAGAATGCCAGGATTCACCACCAGAATATACGCCATCGTAAAAAAGGTCGTGCATCCAGCCACGATTTCCGTGCGGAACGTCGTGCCTAACGATGAAAACTGAAAGAATGTCGCAATTTTGTCGCTTAGGGATGGCGCGATCGCCACCGCATCCGTTTCTTCGCG comes from the Synechococcales cyanobacterium T60_A2020_003 genome and includes:
- a CDS encoding NCS2 family permease, whose amino-acid sequence is MSPDPQPPYSPKSEEKREETDAVAIAPSLSDKIATFFQFSSLGTTFRTEIVAGCTTFFTMAYILVVNPGILSNAIFLQASGDLFGELVMATALSAAIATLVMGLYSNYPFALAPGMGLNAYFAFSVVLEGGVNWRIALAAVLIEGLIFVGLTLGNIRTQIVEAIPDCIRHATAAGIGLFIAY